In the genome of Drosophila yakuba strain Tai18E2 chromosome 3R, Prin_Dyak_Tai18E2_2.1, whole genome shotgun sequence, one region contains:
- the LOC6538251 gene encoding uncharacterized protein LOC6538251 yields the protein MAHYDQRWLKLFSGCLFLLLLALQVSEAKRSNANLTACQHLRRSESRRAKALEGSSVRVPRCQKNGDFDAIQCQNEKAGRDCWCVDDYGVELPGSRNETRSGVVCAEPKHCAASACRMFCPSGFARDPDTGCSVCRCRDPCDGLECPRGQSCQLHEVQCKSEPCPPLPTCKKARSLANLCPAGLPLAIDDTVRPFLCGQEPGKPQCPPLYQCLVESGNDYGVCCPSALTFQKPGICPAADHSQYTERTGYMCGSPCSHDLECRNMEKCCFTKGCQFNCQQPGNVTGCHQAKALADILSINEREGRGYVPECNGPGGQFSPRQCSRNGLVCWCVDPRTGHKIKETMGAANNVNCDGWENMISRSYARSFQMEQCDTNICAAVCEYGFKNDHNGCPTCECSEPCDGFKCSIGSHCEVATDPLCESGSSLCASWPVCKPDLVYSNPCDVGTPLSDTATGEVMYCYEDRQGRSFQPTAFFETEPESQSKQGRSMSNRIMCPEQYKCTKLHRETENVCCPVPEKPNPTEEAAGTHQQTMCEYLRDFSERMEGTEEGMQLAVPSPRCTTDGDYEARQCQLKKVRVTRAEQRKILEENTIRRMRMLLASAAPIATKRSRRDLERLKLYRVEDSALKVQVAAPVMGRSAKVIDMGADRQQGLGQLFETEFKKVASATKRPPENENEHVEMEVEQCWCVDSFGTEIPRSRGFNVSEDTCRSLREDLDCLDLTCRMGCEYGFSLDPDTRCPACQCRDPCEGVTCGSGKECRVVDVSCEDEYCPPVPACLPRKPGQCPYLVPPGPDNLDANTCAYECRTDAHCEGARRCCSNGCGTQCVDPQLKTACQHLQAIQLHQSSELGIPARQMAVAQCDPTNGKWDQVQCSPDGHCWCVDEQGKILPGTRVKSPQIPKCQENSSFACPKTNCSLQCESGYQMDSNGCATCQCRNYCNEVSCSPHEECQLISVECVDSPCPKMPICVPRRASVCPEGNPLQQGDLDLSCGPHNEHEVCPTTHSCQLNPVNNRGVCCSKTRDVCFESMDNGCLVTGKSERNSTRYRFSPKANKCLPVVIDSEAPACQTKNLFHNELACNSVCPVLTQCERLKLKNSLAAQRTGHSSVWFQPRCDPVTGHWSPVQCLGKQPQPTDRHTEIVSRAFASEPAASAGEEAPGVCWCADKKGAPLKGTLTRESEPICNSRQARNRKAFDSGDPLMEQLIAQLTQLNDVASEDLDFDELEARILPATANAAESSVTERVLELANSLLDSQLSVEQATLKPMEVKTTRCRALAETAPFPVSCDEAGAFRPLQCNGRSCWCVDAAGNQLQSTHVFGAGDRRCSHVPIEAVAIELHLTNSSGRSVRNAYDTIRRELQQLLGGESVENLRVQENFDGSAIVRFELHNEAKVDLAFAIEAAISAGDFRLAGGHFQPDLTRSHFVHRSAHVPVAQAATAQDESIQLVLFIMATSSAFLVSIFVVYVMLKRNRNLKSANPYLKGEGGDKPVDYSAPIFVLAADMDSKKGFTA from the exons ATGGCGCACTATGATCAACGTTGGCTGAAACTCTTCTCCGGCTGCCTTTTCCTTCTTTTGCTGGCGCTGCAGGTTTCGGAGGCCAAGCGATCAAATG CCAATCTTACGGCCTGTCAGCATTTAAGGCGCTCGGAGTCGCGAAGAGCGAAAGCGCTTGAAGGATCATCTGTACGAGTGCCGCGATGCCAAAAGAACGGTGACTTTGATGCCATCCAGTGCCAGAACGAAAAAGCTGGACGGGATTGCTGGTGTGTGGATGACTATGGTGTGGAACTGCCCGGCAGTCGAAATGAGACGCGATCGGGAGTGGTGTGTGCTGAGCCAAAGCATTGTGCCGCCTCCGCGTGCCGCATGTTCTGCCCCTCGGGATTCGCCAGGGATCCGGATACGGGATGTTCCGTGTGCCGCTGCCGGGATCCCTGCGATGGACTAGAGTGTCCCCGCGGTCAGTCCTGCCAGCTGCACGAGGTGCAGTGCAAATCAGAGCCATGTCCACCACTGCCCACGTGCAAGAAAGCCAGATCGCTGGCCAATCTCTGTCCCGCCGGATTGCCGCTAGCCATCGATGATACCGTGCGACCATTCCTTTGTGGCCAGGAGCCGGGAAAGCCACAGTGTCCACCACTCTACCAGTGCCTGGTTGAGTCCGGAAACGACTACGGAGTGTGCTGCCCCAGTGCGCTGACCTTCCAGAAGCCCGGCATCTGTCCGGCTGCCGATCACTCGCAGTACACCGAGCGAACGGGCTACATGTGCGGTTCACCCTGCTCCCACGACTTGGAGTGCCGGAACATGGAGAAGTGCTGCTTCACCAAGGGATGCCAGTTCAACTGCCAGCAGCCGGGCAATGTTACCGGTTGTCACCAGGCCAAGGCCTTAGCCGACATCCTGTCGATTAATGAGCGCGAAGGACGCGGCTATGTGCCCGAATGCAATGGTCCTGGTGGTCAGTTCTCGCCGAGGCAATGCTCTAGGAATGGACTAGTCTGCTGGTGCGTAGATCCCCGTACCGGACACAAGATCAAGGAGACCATGGGCGCGGCCAACAATGTGAACTGCGATGGATGGGAGAACATGATCAGCAGGTCGTATGCCAGGAGTTTCCAGATGGAGCAGTGTGATACCAACATTTGTGCCGCCGTCTGCGAGTACGGATTCAAG AATGACCACAATGGCTGTCCCACTTGCGAGTGCTCTGAGCCCTGCGATGGCTTCAAGTGCTCCATTGGTTCCCACTGCGAGGTAGCCACCGATCCCTTGTGTGAATCCGGCTCTTCCCTGTGCGCCTCCTGGCCCGTCTGCAAACCTGATCTGGTGTACTCCAATCCCTGCGATGTGGGAACACCACTTTCGGACACCGCCACCGGTGAGGTGATGTATTGCTACGAGGATCGTCAAGGACGCAGCTTCCAGCCCACAGCCTTCTTTGAAACTGAACCGGAATCGCAGTCAAAGCAGGGTCGCTCCATGAGCAACAGGATTATGTGTCCGGAGCAATACAAGTGCACCAAACTGCATCGGGAAACGGAGAATGTGTGCTGTCCAGTGCCGGAAAAACCAAATCCAACTGAGGAGGCAGCGGGCACGCATCAGCAAACCA TGTGCGAGTATCTGAGGGACTTTTCCGAGCGCATGGAGGGCACTGAGGAGGGCATGCAACTGGCGGTTCCATCGCCACGTTGCACCACCGATGGCGACTACGAGGCTCGCCAGTGTCAGTTGAAGAAGGTACGGGTCACCCGCGCCGAACAACGCAAAATTCTCGAGGAGAATACCATTCGGCGCATGCGGATGCTGCTGGCCAGTGCTGCTCCCATCGCCACCAAGCGATCTCGCCGGGATTTGGAACGCCTGAAGCTGTACCGCGTGGAGGACAGTGCTCTGAAAGTTCAGGTGGCTGCTCCTGTCATGGGTCGCAGTGCCAAGGTGATCGACATGGGTGCAGATCGTCAGCAGGGATTGGGGCAGCTCTTCGAGACGGAATTCAAGAAGGTGGCCTCGGCAACCAAGAGGCCGCCGGAGAACGAGAATGAGCACGTGGAAATGGAGGTGGAGCAGTGCTGGTGCGTGGATAGCTTCGGCACGGAGATTCCCCGATCTCGTGGCTTTAATGTTAGCGAGGATACTTGCCGAAGTCTGAGGGAGGACTTGGACTGCCTGGATCTCACCTGTCGAATGGGTTGTGAGTATGGTTTCTCCCTGGATCCGGACACCCGTTGTCCGGCCTGCCAGTGCCGCGATCCTTGTGAGGGTGTAACCTGCGGCTCTGGAAAGGAATGCCGCGTGGTGGACGTAAGCTGCGAGGATGAGTACTGTCCCCCAGTGCCCGCCTGCTTGCCCAGGAAGCCGGGACAGTGTCCTTACCTGGTTCCTCCGGGTCCCGACAACCTGGATGCCAATACCTGTGCTTATGAGTGCCGCACCGATGCCCATTGTGAAGGAGCCCGACGCTGTTGCTCCAATGGATGTGGCACCCAGTGTGTGGATCCTCAATTGAAAACCGCCTGCCAGCACTTGCAGGCCATTCAGCTGCACCAGAGTTCCGAGCTGGGAATCCCCGCCCGTCAAATGGCGGTGGCCCAGTGTGACCCAACCAATGGCAAGTGGGATCAGGTCCAGTGCTCACCCGATGGTCACTGCTGGTGTGTGGATGAACAGGGTAAAATTCTACCCGGCACTAGAGTCAAATCTCCACAAATACCCAAATGCCAGGAGAACTCCAGCTTCGCGTGCCCAAAGACGAACTGCAGCCTGCAGTGCGAGAGTGGCTACCAGATGGACTCCAATGGTTGTGCCACGTGCCAGTGCAGAAACTACTGCAATGAGGTGAGCTGCTCCCCGCACGAGGAATGCCAACTGATCTCTGTGGAATGTGTGGACAGCCCGTGCCCCAAGATGCCCATATGTGTGCCCCGTCGGGCATCCGTTTGTCCCGAGGGTAATCCCCTCCAGCAAGGCGACCTGGACCTGAGCTGTGGACCCCACAATGAGCACGAAGTGTGCCCGACCACCCACTCCTGTCAGCTGAATCCGGTCAATAACCGGGGTGTTTGCTGCTCCAAGACCCGCGATGTTTGCTTCGAGTCCATGGACAATGGCTGCCTGGTCACTGGGAAATCGGAGAGGAATAGCACGCGCTACAGGTTCAGTCCCAAGGCAAACAAGTGCCTGCCCGTGGTCATCGACTCCGAGGCACCTGCCTGCCAGACCAAGAACCTCTTCCACAACGAACTGGCCTGCAACTCCGTGTGTCCAG TGCTTACTCAATGCGAACGCCTGAAACTGAAGAACAGCCTGGCTGCCCAGCGAACAGGACACTCCTCAGTTTGGTTCCAGCCGCGATGCGATCCCGTCACCGGCCACTGGAGTCCCGTGCAATGTTTGGGCAAGCAGCCCCAACCCACCGACAGGCACACGGAGATCGTCAGTCGCGCCTTTGCCTCTGAACCAGCTGCATCCGCTGGCGAGGAAGCGCCCGGAGTTTGCTGGTGTGCGGACAAGAAGGGGGCTCCTCTCAAGGGAACCCTCACCCGGGAGAGCGAACCCATCTGCAACAGCCGACAGGCACGTAACCGCAAGGCATTCGATTCGGGAGATCCTCTGATGGAGCAACTGATTGCCCAGCTCACCCAACTGAATGATGTCGCTAGCGAGGATTTGGATTTCGATGAGCTGGAGGCTAGGATTCTGCCTGCCACCGCCAATGCAGCGGAATCCAGCGTTACGGAGAGAGTGCTGGAGCTGGCGAACTCACTGCTGGACTCTCAGCTATCCGTGGAGCAGGCCACCCTGAAGCCCATGGAGGTGAAGACCACACGTTGTCGCGCTCTGGCGGAAACGGCACCATTCCCGGTTAGTTGCGATGAGGCGGGTGCCTTCCGCCCGCTGCAGTGCAATGGTAGGAGTTGCTGGTGCGTCGATGCGGCGGGAAATCAGCTACAGTCCACCCACGTCTTTGGAGCTGGCGATCGTCGCTGCAGTCATGTTCCCATCGAGGCGGTGGCCATCGAACTCCATCTGACCAACAGCAGTGGCCGGAGTGTAAGGAATGCCTACGACACCATACGGCGGGAACTGCAGCAGCTACTTGGCGGCGAATCCGTGGAAAACCTGCGCGTCCAGGAGAACTTCGATGGATCCGCTATCGTCCGCTTTGAGCTGCACAACGAGGCCAAGGTGGACTTGGCCTTTGCCATCGAGGCGGCCATTTCCGCCGGCGATTTCCGCCTGGCGGGCGGTCACTTCCAGCCGGACTTGACCCGCTCCCACTTTGTGCACCGCAGTGCACATGTTCCAGTGGCTCAGGCGGCCACCGCCCAGGACGAGTCCATCCAGCTGGTGCTGTTCATTATGGCCACCAGTTCCGCCTTTCTGGTCAGCATATTTGTGGTCTACGTCATGCTGAAGCGGAACAGGAACCTCAAGTCGGCGAATCCCTATTTGAAGGGTGAAGGCGGCGACAAGCCTGTGGACTACTCCGCACCCATCTTCGTGCTGGCCGCCGACATGGACAGCAAGAAGGGGTTCACGGCGTAG
- the LOC6538250 gene encoding attractin-like protein 1, which translates to MCLAAEPPQKQPNRSSTSPTFNAKYRRKCLLLLTLLLFHGCFSGLHRAAAFNCTAHGGRCQNDGQCQEDGQCLCADGWQGPECQFCGGKVRMYHPMGTIHDGWGNYSVSVKCSWLIDARHPHWNRRHNTNPSRTANIRIHLREFATECGWDHLYIYDGDSVDSPLLAVFSGLMYRGNFSIRRVPQVIARSGTALVHFFSDDAYNMSGFNLTYKMNGCPSDSDEVECSGHGKCRDGDCICDPMFRGEACNIAACPNNCLESKNQGHCRLDQERCSCYEGFAGDDCSQISAHGAWSTVHPKHSPAPAGSASHGATIWQDKLHIVGGESYGRGELMSTYDFNGNVWETVQSEDGNEAPDKRYGASTVMYGGKIFMYGGVVKGNGISNELWAFDVSARTWANISVRADPSCNATGGTTAMCGPLHVVGHTATLVPGYGDKNNYQYMVVIFGHSPNYGYLNTVQEFNFASREWRIVPTTGYVVKGGYGHSAAYDFLTEKVYVYGGIVSESESSQVLSSRLYAYEPATRVWSLLSAAPSARLLHTANFVNQGLMMVFGGNTHNDTSQSYGAKCYSQDLLVYDVYCDSWHYHPMPGHLQADLARFGHSSVVFEDSLYIYGGFNGQLLNDMLRYQPGYCSYYTKQEKCTAARPGVKCIWDVQKMRCIAITQVQRSAIYGREQYDYVACPSKSRLTLTSELLHDVHRCQELASCQSCVSTAFGCTYCGNGVCSKERCRETTSMASVFFESSTQLAVSTVSPPLNAKHLDSCPISEEYLVSSVCEQLHNCRACSANLACRWDSEHNRCKSYTSTGVMAFNRTQDEVACSPSCASLTNCQNCTEDECIWCQNEQRCVDRNAYTASFPYGQCREWTTFTAKCRSAPIQSTALAVGSTTALSSAQCGYYNSCQMCLDDPACGWCDNGSNTGLGRCVVGGALAPYDETECALKHWFFTSCPRCNCNGHSYCNDQQHCEQPCNNLTTGAHCEKCRTGYWGNPINGGKCQRCDCNGQGVYCHPDTGKCFCTTKGIVGDHCEKCDSQNHYHGDPLKGSCYYELTIDYQFTFNLSKKEDRHFTQINFRNSPGKPEIDADFTITCSVPAKMDISVKRAGSPDMLILVGVNCSTFRHRFPKTDYQFGHSPDDNSSLTTFYVFVHDFQPPIWIQIAFSQYPKLNLQQFFITFSSCFLLLLLMAAVLWKIKQKYDMFRRRQRLFVEMEQMASRPFSQVLVDIENRESIDLSLTLEGIGHLSKKRKKECPSPIALEPCSGNRAAVLSLLVRLPTGGLSQAPSGQSAGLAVASALVTLGNPRRPSIDQHPKEPKSKRKQSQHPDSCT; encoded by the exons ATGTGCCTGGCGGCGGAGCCACCGCAGAAGCAACCGAACCGGAGCAGCACCTCACCCACATTCAATGCCAAGTACAGGCGAAAATGCCTGCTCCTCCTCACACTGCTCCTCTTCCACGGCTGCTTCAGCGGACTCCATCGGGCGGCCGCCTTCAACTGCACCGCCCACGGCGGCCGTTGTCAGAACGATGGCCAGTGCCAGGAAGACGGCCAGTGCCTCTGCGCCGACGGGTGGCAGGGACCGGAGTGCCAGTTCTGCGGCGGAAAAGTCCG CATGTACCACCCCATGGGCACGATACACGACGGATGGGGCAACTATTCGGTGAGTGTCAAGTGCAGCTGGCTAATAGACGCCAGGCATCCGCACTGGAACCGGCGACATAACACCAATCCGTCGCGAACAGCCAACATACGGATCCACCTGCGCGAGTTCGCCACGGAGTGCGGCTGGGATCACCTGTACATATACGATGGCGACAGCGTGGACTCGCCCCTGCTGGCGGTGTTCAG TGGCCTTATGTACCGCGGCAACTTCTCCATTCGCCGAGTGCCACAGGTGATAGCGAGATCCGGCACGGCTCTGGTGCACTTCTTCAGTGACGATGCCTACAACATGTCCGGCTTCAACCTCACCTACAAGATGAACGGCTGTCCCTCGGATAGCGATG AGGTGGAGTGCTCCGGCCATGGCAAGTGCCGCGATGGCGACTGCATCTGTGATCCCATGTTCAGGGGTGAAGCCTGCAACATAGCCGCCTGTCCCAACAATTGCTTGGAGTCCAAGAACCAGGGCCATTGCCGCCTTGACCAGGAACG CTGCTCCTGTTACGAGGGCTTTGCCGGCGACGACTGCAGTCAGATCAGCGCCCACGGCGCCTGGTCCACCGTCCACCCGAAGCACTCCCCGGCGCCAGCAGGCAGCGCCTCCCATGGCGCCACCATCTGGCAGGACAAACTGCACATTGTGGGCGGTGAATCGTACGGACGCGGCGAACTAATGAGCACCTATGACTTCAATGGCAACGTATGGGAGACTGTGCAATCGGAGGATGGAAACGAGGCACCTGATAAACGATACGGCGCCTCAACAGTGATGTACGGCGGCAAGATCTTCATGTACGGTGGAGTGGTGAAGGGCAACGGCATCTCCAACGAACTGTGGGCCTTCGACGTCTCGGCGCGAACGTGGGCAAACATCTCGGTGAGAGCGGATCCTTCGTGCAACGCCACTGGAGGAACCACTGCTATGTGCGGACCGCTGCATGTGGTGGGTCACACAGCTACCTTGGTTCCCGGTTACGGGGACAAGAACAACTACCAATACATGGTTGTTATCTTCGGTCACTCTCCAAACTACGGCTACCTCAACACAGTGCAGGAGTTCAACTTTGCGTCACGCGAGTGGCGCATTGTGCCCACCACCGGTTATGTGGTGAAGGGCGGCTACGGACACAGTGCCGCCTACGACTTTCTCACGGAGAAGGTGTACGTCTACGGTGGAATAGTCTCCGAGAGTGAGTCCAGTCAGGTGCTGAGCTCAAGGTTGTATGCCTATGAACCGGCCACGCGAGTTTGGAGCCTGCTGTCTGCGGCGCCAAGTGCGCGACTGCTACACACGGCTAACTTTGTGAACCAGGGACTTATGATGGTCTTTGGTGGAAACACGCACAACGACACCTCGCAGAGCTACGGAGCAAAGTGCTACAGCCAAGACCTGCTCGTGTACGATGTGTACTGCGACTCGTGGCACTACCATCCGATGCCGGGCCACCTGCAGGCGGATCTGGCCCGCTTCGGCCACAGTTCGGTTGTGTTCGAGGACTCGCTGTACATTTACGGCGGCTTCAATGGCCAGCTGCTTAACGATATGCTGCGCTACCAGCCGGGATACTGCAGCTACTACACCAAACAGGAGAAGTGCACGGCAGCGCGACCCGGAGTGAAGTGCATTTGGGATGTGCAAAAGATGCGTTGCATCGCCATTACCCAGGTTCAGAGATCAGCGATCTACGGACGCGAGCAGTACGATTACGTGGCTTGCCCGTCAAAGAGCCGGCTTACCCTTACGTCAGAGTTACTGCACGATGTACACCGGTGCCAGGAACTGGCCAGCTGTCAATCCTGCGTGTCCACCGCCTTTGGTTGCACATACTGCGGAAACGGAGTGTGCAGCAAGGAGCGGTGTCGTGAAACCACCTCAATGGCTTCGGTCTTCTTCGAGTCGTCCACGCAACTAGCCGTGTCCACGGTTAGTCCGCCGCTGAATGCCAAGCATCTGGACTCGTGCCCCATCTCCGAGGAATACCTGGTGTCCTCGGTGTGCGAGCAGCTGCACAACTGTCGCGCCTGCTCCGCCAACCTGGCCTGTCGCTGGGACTCGGAGCACAACCGCTGCAAAAGCTACACTTCCACCGGTGTAATGGCTTTCAATCGGACCCAGGATGAGGTGGCCTGCTCGCCGTCCTGCGCTTCACTGACCAACTGCCAGAACTGCACCGAAGACGAGTGCATCTGGTGTCAAAACGAACAGCGCTGCGTGGACCGCAATGCCTACACGGCCAGTTTTCCTTACGGTCAGTGCCGAGAGTGGACCACGTTCACAGCCAAGTGCCGTTCCGCTCCCATTCAATCAACGGCTCTGGCCGTGGGCAGCACTACGGCACTGTCAAGTGCTCAATGTGGCTACTACAACAGCTGCCAGATGTGCCTGGACGATCCGGCTTGCGGGTGGTGTGACAATGGCTCCAACACGGGTCTGGGCAGATGCGTGGTTGGCGGAGCACTGGCGCCCTACGATGAGACGGAGTGCGCGCTGAAACACTGGTTCTTTACGTCCTGCCCGCGCTGCAATTGCAATGGGCATTCGTATTGCAATGATCAACAGCATTGCGAACAGCCGTGCAACAATCTTACAACAGGAGCTCACTGCGAGAAGTGTCGCACGGGATACTGGGGAAATCCCATTAACGGAGGAAAATGCCAGCGATGCGATTGCAACGGCCAGGGCGTTTACTGTCATCCGGACACGGGAAAGTGCTTCTGCACCACCAAGGGTATTGTGGGCGATCACTGCGAGAAGTGCGACTCCCAGAACCATTACCACGGGGATCCGCTAAAGGGCTCCTGCTACTACGAGCTGACCATCGATTACCAGTTCACGTTTAATCTTTCGAAGAAGGAGGATCGCCACTTTACCCAGATCAACTTCAGGAACTCACCAGGAAAGCCGGAGATCGATGCGGATTTCACAATTACGTGCAGCGTGCCGGCTAAAATGGACATTTCGGTGAAGAGGGCTGGCTCGCCGGACATGCTCATCTTGGTGGGGGTTAACTGCTCAACGTTCCGTCATCGGTTCCCCAAGACGGACTACCAATTCGGGCATTCGCCCGATGACAACAGCTCACTGACCACGTTCTACGTGTTTGTGCACGACTTCCAGCCACCAATCTGGATACAGATTGCCTTCTCACAGTATCCCAAGCTCAATCTGCAGCAGTTCTTCATCACATTCTCCTCCTgcttcctgctgctgctgcttatGGCCGCCGTCCTGTGGAAGATTAAGCAGAAGTACGACATGTTCCGGCGACGTCAGCGATTGTTCGTCGAAATGGAACAGATGGCGAGTCGACCGTTTTCCCAG GTGCTGGTCGATATCGAAAACCGCGAAAGTATTGATCTGAGTCTGACGCTGGAGGGCATTGGCCACCTGTCCAAAAAACGTAAAAAG GAATGCCCTAGTCCCATCGCTTTGGAGCCTTGCAGTGGCAACCGAGCCGCTGTGCTCTCGCTTCTAGTCCGGCTGCCCACGG GTGGCCTTTCGCAAGCGCCTTCTGGCCAGTCCGCCGGTCTGGCTGTGGCCAGCGCCTTAGTCACGTTGGGCAATCCGCGTCGTCCGTCGATCGATCAGCATCCCAAGGAGCCAAAGTCGAAGCGCAAGCAGAGCCAGCACCCAGACAGTTGTACATAA